One Robbsia sp. KACC 23696 DNA segment encodes these proteins:
- a CDS encoding DUF4354 family protein — translation MKPRAAITSCLLVMTPLSAWANEPDLDLVVVYSQPDAQSAKMTGTTARYTKQFRIGLAYLSEEKLDLSKLCLSAYSPDGKRFPLAAIDAKLTEGHLRTPDVVKGRASFDADDPSVYSAVIVKAAKCGAVAENHSDSVTPKHE, via the coding sequence ATGAAACCACGCGCCGCGATAACAAGCTGTTTACTTGTCATGACCCCGCTCTCCGCCTGGGCCAATGAGCCGGATCTCGATCTTGTGGTCGTGTACTCGCAGCCTGACGCGCAGAGCGCGAAGATGACCGGCACGACGGCACGCTATACCAAGCAATTCCGCATCGGCCTGGCCTATCTTTCCGAAGAAAAGCTCGATCTGAGCAAGCTCTGTTTGTCGGCCTATTCTCCCGACGGCAAGCGCTTCCCGCTCGCCGCTATCGATGCGAAACTGACAGAAGGCCATTTGAGGACGCCCGATGTTGTCAAAGGCCGGGCCTCTTTCGATGCGGACGACCCGTCGGTCTACTCTGCGGTCATCGTCAAAGCGGCGAAATGTGGTGCCGTTGCGGAAAATCATTCCGATAGCGTCACGCCGAAGCATGAGTGA
- a CDS encoding methyl-accepting chemotaxis protein → MLTNLRIGGRLSVGFGTALIAMLAVLILAFIGMARMNASTEALVNQRVALMQAISDIKYGSLTVGKLVSDTALVPSTDNVGDALVKLIPLRENNRKTMAQITKLSIASDEKTALAKINTVNDAYKVALNNAISGLNSGDRDLLASRLRELVEPQSNYYQSLDELSTLEAKEVHASVEQNAALYRNIRLLLAIIAVAALVIVAAVAMTISRSIIRPLGEAAACADAIAQGDLTYPIKAQGRDEVAAMMRSLEAAVVQISQIVGRVKTAASHITVASAELAQGNADLSQRTEEQAASLQETAASMEQLTSTVRHNSDNARQASQLAEGAARIANEGATVVSGVASTMQTVDGQSKKVADIVGIIDSIAFQTNILALNAAVEAARAGEQGRGFAVVAGEVRTLAQRSAASAREIKELIEKTVSGIGDGVDQVTQAQSTMGQMSNAVRRVTDIMGEISAASSEQSNGIEQVNRAVVQMDEVTQQNAALVEQAAAAAQSLARQADELSLAVAVFRTEAGAGSMSASMSASSDKAEMSGATPAWQPMTA, encoded by the coding sequence ATGCTTACGAATTTGCGAATCGGCGGAAGGCTTTCGGTCGGATTCGGCACCGCGCTGATCGCGATGCTTGCCGTCCTGATTCTGGCCTTTATCGGCATGGCTCGGATGAACGCGTCCACGGAAGCGCTGGTGAACCAGCGCGTCGCGTTGATGCAGGCGATCAGCGACATCAAGTACGGCTCATTGACCGTTGGGAAGCTGGTATCCGATACGGCACTCGTTCCCTCGACCGACAATGTCGGCGACGCGCTGGTGAAGCTGATCCCGCTGCGCGAGAACAATCGGAAGACGATGGCCCAGATCACCAAGCTGTCGATCGCGAGCGACGAAAAAACCGCGCTGGCCAAGATCAACACCGTCAACGACGCGTACAAGGTCGCGCTGAACAATGCCATCAGCGGCTTGAACTCCGGCGATCGCGATCTGCTCGCCAGCCGCCTGCGCGAGCTCGTCGAACCGCAGTCCAACTACTATCAATCGTTGGACGAATTGAGCACCCTGGAAGCCAAAGAGGTGCATGCTTCCGTCGAACAGAACGCCGCCTTGTATCGCAATATCCGCTTGCTGCTGGCGATCATCGCCGTGGCGGCACTGGTGATCGTGGCAGCGGTGGCGATGACCATCTCGCGATCGATCATCCGTCCGCTCGGCGAAGCCGCCGCCTGTGCCGATGCAATCGCGCAAGGCGACCTCACCTATCCGATCAAGGCGCAGGGCCGCGATGAAGTGGCCGCCATGATGCGCTCGCTCGAAGCCGCCGTGGTGCAGATCAGCCAGATCGTCGGTCGCGTCAAAACTGCCGCCTCGCATATCACCGTTGCCAGCGCCGAATTGGCGCAAGGCAATGCGGACTTGTCGCAACGCACGGAAGAGCAAGCCGCGTCCTTGCAGGAAACGGCCGCCAGCATGGAGCAGCTGACGTCCACGGTTCGCCACAATAGCGACAATGCACGTCAGGCCAGCCAACTGGCGGAAGGCGCTGCGCGCATTGCCAACGAAGGGGCGACCGTGGTCAGCGGCGTGGCATCGACGATGCAGACCGTCGACGGTCAATCGAAGAAAGTCGCCGATATCGTCGGCATCATCGACAGCATCGCGTTCCAGACCAATATCCTGGCCCTGAACGCCGCGGTGGAAGCCGCCCGCGCCGGCGAGCAAGGCCGTGGCTTCGCCGTGGTGGCGGGGGAAGTCCGGACGCTCGCGCAACGCAGCGCGGCCTCGGCCCGTGAAATCAAGGAACTGATCGAAAAGACTGTTTCCGGGATCGGTGATGGCGTCGATCAAGTCACGCAGGCGCAATCGACGATGGGTCAGATGTCCAACGCGGTGCGGCGCGTCACCGACATCATGGGCGAAATCTCCGCCGCCTCCAGCGAGCAAAGCAACGGCATCGAGCAGGTGAACCGGGCGGTCGTGCAGATGGACGAGGTGACGCAGCAGAACGCGGCCTTGGTGGAGCAGGCTGCGGCGGCAGCCCAATCGCTGGCCCGTCAGGCCGACGAGTTGAGCCTTGCCGTTGCAGTGTTCCGCACCGAGGCCGGCGCAGGGTCCATGAGTGCGTCCATGAGCGCATCATCGGATAAGGCAGAGATGTCGGGCGCCACGCCGGCCTGGCAGCCGATGACCGCGTAA
- a CDS encoding flagellar brake protein, whose amino-acid sequence MKVPTGLPSSNGDHEKVVSLMRREEPTLIGQKSAGKSLPNFAGAPRSRTPAPAAPASPAPAAPERRPAAPAWPTAAPAMAMPTRDADADPFEGLDAADDAVLLDIETSDFDVKPGPLNPEDVPIGRPLAWRICDVGGALLLDAGAILPSERDRDFLFEQFEPHCDYGSGVFPMGGERGDEGAAGTGAIKLLDMGLKIGSRLGVRSRLNGVEAACGSRVIGMAPNEAIFITPPASSTGRLAIEARDTVQVVAVSARAVYLFICDVEHVSHSPTPYVILSKPRSIRRVRERRAERIKTRFPVIFARKSAPIPAMKVLERGMGIANDISELGMALSTQHPIGGAGERIIVRFYLDMHASTVCVEAESTIRNVKVADGSSDDGVGFEYGLEFEDLPMEAKLALHNFVLSHRSMG is encoded by the coding sequence GTGAAGGTACCGACCGGCTTACCGTCCTCGAACGGCGACCACGAAAAAGTAGTGAGTCTGATGCGGCGCGAGGAACCGACGCTCATCGGCCAAAAATCCGCCGGGAAATCCTTGCCGAATTTCGCAGGCGCTCCACGCTCAAGGACGCCTGCTCCGGCAGCTCCGGCATCGCCCGCACCGGCAGCGCCCGAGCGTCGCCCGGCGGCACCGGCCTGGCCCACGGCCGCGCCGGCCATGGCCATGCCGACGCGGGACGCGGACGCCGATCCGTTCGAAGGACTCGATGCCGCCGATGACGCGGTCTTGCTCGATATCGAGACCTCCGACTTCGACGTCAAGCCCGGCCCGCTCAATCCGGAAGATGTGCCGATCGGTCGCCCCCTTGCATGGCGCATCTGCGATGTCGGGGGAGCATTGCTGCTGGATGCCGGTGCGATCCTGCCCAGCGAGCGCGATCGGGATTTCCTGTTCGAACAATTCGAGCCGCATTGCGATTACGGTTCCGGCGTGTTCCCGATGGGCGGCGAGCGCGGCGACGAGGGCGCGGCTGGGACAGGCGCGATCAAGTTGCTCGATATGGGCCTGAAGATCGGTTCCCGCCTGGGCGTGCGCAGCCGGCTAAATGGCGTGGAGGCCGCTTGCGGTAGCCGCGTGATCGGCATGGCACCGAACGAGGCGATCTTCATCACGCCGCCGGCATCGAGCACCGGCCGTCTCGCGATCGAGGCGCGCGATACCGTGCAGGTGGTCGCCGTATCGGCACGCGCGGTCTATCTCTTTATCTGCGACGTCGAACACGTCAGTCATTCGCCGACGCCGTATGTGATCCTGTCCAAGCCACGCAGCATCCGTCGCGTGCGCGAACGCCGCGCCGAGCGGATCAAGACGCGCTTCCCGGTGATCTTCGCGCGCAAGTCCGCGCCGATCCCGGCCATGAAGGTACTGGAGCGCGGCATGGGCATCGCCAACGACATCAGCGAGCTTGGCATGGCCCTATCGACCCAGCACCCGATCGGCGGGGCAGGCGAACGCATCATCGTGCGCTTCTATCTCGATATGCATGCGTCCACGGTCTGCGTCGAGGCCGAAAGCACGATCCGGAATGTGAAGGTCGCCGACGGCAGTAGCGATGATGGCGTTGGTTTCGAATACGGTCTGGAGTTCGAGGACCTGCCGATGGAAGCCAAGCTCGCGCTGCATAACTTCGTATTGAGCCATCGCAGCATGGGATAA